The following coding sequences are from one Nymphalis io chromosome 5, ilAglIoxx1.1, whole genome shotgun sequence window:
- the LOC126768737 gene encoding cuticle protein 21-like — MTFVFKTFSLLVVAVIVSSSHAPGGFSYNRFSGPVSGKIIEVQVPPAHGIPAQQHADYGYDHKAGKIDPETAKYDRLKTVDYKAKPDYNFAYGVQDPHTGNQQDHKEYRDGDVVHGEYSLVEPDGSIRLVRYTADPKNGFQAVVHKKPGGQPNAPVHYAQKHQNEDDSREY; from the exons atgacATTCGTATTCAAG acgtTCTCGTTGCTAGTAGTAGCGGTAATTGTTTCCTCGAGTCATGCTCCAGGGGGTTTCTCATATAATCGTTTTAGTGGTCCAGTGAGTGGAAAGATAATCGAAGTTCAAGTTCCACCAGCACATGGTATTCCTGCCCAACAACATGCTGATTATGGATATGACCATAAAGCTGGAAAAATTGATCCCGAAACAGCCAAATATGACCGTTTAAAAACAGTTGATTACAAA gcTAAacccgattacaacttcgcttACGGAGTTCAAGACCCTCACACTGGAAATCAACAAGACCACAAGGAGTATCGCGACGGAGACGTTGTTCACGGCGAATACTCTCTGGTTGAGCCTGATGGTTCTATTCGTCTAGTTCGTTACACCGCCGATCCCAAAAATGGTTTCCAG GCTGTTGTACATAAGAAGCCTGGAGGTCAACCGAACGCACCAGTACATTATGCTCAAAAGCATCAAAACGAAGATGACTCAagagaatattag
- the LOC126768646 gene encoding uncharacterized protein LOC126768646 isoform X1: MASIEDKYKISDCSPVKKYKEDRLSSHRKNFHRACKLESEKAYLNYTERLQMMFIPNCSTVSNCKHVSRKKFQIRRIAPRVINSIQMELSGNMWYEALEISYLCITPKQCLTVNVLKDIVEIMLNAHEDVSSKYSITHIISKCEQVLALHFRMHPPCGLHNEVLYLYNSFLMDPMIASNKNDKKHSTRNDYGCDKGIIQYCFNRLESEISSKSQDGPLINKDQIIPENLKDSLQGLHFEKEQLEIYELLERTDRIDRLIAVLRSTIELLQFNLYILKSRQLRQKMLMHKLFLPIETQYKVPIISKQIIKLFAYFVHLDYPAEHVKIMSIWLNIAVEAHISYDFNSCSNYPNLGLYGNGFANEFYNTISDLPHESIIKILDKIKPNYMKCTVGLIYCNSCLSYDEENIINVLIKFLETTKWNDFPKNDSVKLLKKISEKAEILPSNIINHLSKICKNVPSKSNNNMTYPKFHSNGEREINQDIIINALYISLEAYLESYNVKNVNVTLEKINNSEIVSEGTTSAYTANADLFKVYTNIYHLLPKLILILNDLKKDKQLPKIFKVFEKLKLDEYIINELKLVSK, from the exons ATGGCTTCCATAgaggataaatataaaatatctgattGTTCTcccgttaaaaaatataaagaagatCGATTGAGCAGCCACAGGAAAAACTTTCATAGAGCGTGTAAGCTAGAATCTGAAAAAGCCTATCTGAATTATACGGAACGTTTGCAAATGATGTTTATACCTAATTGTTCAACAGTATCAAATTGCAAACACGTTTCTAGAAAA AAATTTCAGATACGTAGAATTGCACCCAGAGtcataaattcaattcaaatggAATTGTCTGGAAATATGTGGTATGAAGCTTtggaaataagttatttatgtataactcCGAAGCAATGTCTCACTGTGAATGTTCTTAAAGACATTGTGGAAATCATGTTG AACGCACATGAGGATGTGTCTTCCAAGTACAGCATTACTCATATCATAAGCAAATGTGAACAAGTTCTAGCACTACACTTTCGAATGCACCCTCCTTGTGGCTTGCACAATGAAGTATTATACCTCTACAACAGTTTTTTGATGGATCCAATGATAGCAtctaataaaaatgacaaaaaacatTCAACAAGGAATGACTATGGCTGTGATAAAGGAATTATACAATACTGTTTTAATAGATTAGAGAGTGAAATAAGTTctaaaagccaagatggcccttTGATTAACAAAGATCAAATAATCCcagaaaatttaaaagataGTCTTCAGGGATTGCATTTTGAAAAAGAACAATtggaaatatatgaattattagaAAGAACAGACAGAATAGATAGATTGATTGCAGTTTTACGTAGCACAATAGAATTGTTACAATTTAATCTTTATATCTTAAAGTCaag GCAATTAAGACAAAAAATGCTAATGCATAAGTTATTTTTGCCCATTGAGACGCAATATAAAGTTCCAATAATATCtaagcaaataattaaattatttgcatattttgtGCACCTTGACTACCCTGCAGAACATGTTAAAATTATGAGT atTTGGTTAAATATTGCGGTGGAAGCTCATATCAGCTATGACTTTAACAGCTGTAGTAACTATCCAAATCTTGGACTATATGGAAATGGCTTTGCAAACGAATTTTATAACACAATCTCAG atctTCCACATGAGTCAATTATCAAGATTCTGGATAAAATAAAACCTAACTATATGAAGTGCACAGTAGgtcttatatattgtaatagttGTCTTAGCTATgatgaagaaaatataataaatgttttgataaaatttttagAAACGACGAAATGGAATGATTTCCCAAAAAATGATTctgtaaaattactaaaaaaaataagtgagAAAGCTGAAATCCTAccatcaaatataattaatcatctatctaaaatttgtaaaaatgtacCCAGCAAGTCTAACAACAATATGACTTATCCCAAATTTCACTCTAATGGTGAACGTGAAATTAACcaagacattattataaatgcgttgTACATAAGTCTCGAAGCTTACCTAGAGTCATacaatgttaaaaatgttaatgtaactttagaaaaaattaataattctgaAATTGTGTCAGAGGGAACAACATCTGCGTATACCGCTAATGCAGATCTCTTTaaagtctatactaatatttatcaCTTGTTACCAAAgcttatcttaattttaaatgatttaaaaaaagacaaacaattaccaaaaatttttaaagtttttgaaaaacttaaattagatgaatatattataaatgaacttaaattagtaagtaaatag
- the LOC126768646 gene encoding uncharacterized protein LOC126768646 isoform X2: protein MASIEDKYKISDCSPVKKYKEDRLSSHRKNFHRACKLESEKAYLNYTERLQMMFIPNCSTVSNCKHVSRKIRRIAPRVINSIQMELSGNMWYEALEISYLCITPKQCLTVNVLKDIVEIMLNAHEDVSSKYSITHIISKCEQVLALHFRMHPPCGLHNEVLYLYNSFLMDPMIASNKNDKKHSTRNDYGCDKGIIQYCFNRLESEISSKSQDGPLINKDQIIPENLKDSLQGLHFEKEQLEIYELLERTDRIDRLIAVLRSTIELLQFNLYILKSRQLRQKMLMHKLFLPIETQYKVPIISKQIIKLFAYFVHLDYPAEHVKIMSIWLNIAVEAHISYDFNSCSNYPNLGLYGNGFANEFYNTISDLPHESIIKILDKIKPNYMKCTVGLIYCNSCLSYDEENIINVLIKFLETTKWNDFPKNDSVKLLKKISEKAEILPSNIINHLSKICKNVPSKSNNNMTYPKFHSNGEREINQDIIINALYISLEAYLESYNVKNVNVTLEKINNSEIVSEGTTSAYTANADLFKVYTNIYHLLPKLILILNDLKKDKQLPKIFKVFEKLKLDEYIINELKLVSK from the exons ATGGCTTCCATAgaggataaatataaaatatctgattGTTCTcccgttaaaaaatataaagaagatCGATTGAGCAGCCACAGGAAAAACTTTCATAGAGCGTGTAAGCTAGAATCTGAAAAAGCCTATCTGAATTATACGGAACGTTTGCAAATGATGTTTATACCTAATTGTTCAACAGTATCAAATTGCAAACACGTTTCTAGAAAA ATACGTAGAATTGCACCCAGAGtcataaattcaattcaaatggAATTGTCTGGAAATATGTGGTATGAAGCTTtggaaataagttatttatgtataactcCGAAGCAATGTCTCACTGTGAATGTTCTTAAAGACATTGTGGAAATCATGTTG AACGCACATGAGGATGTGTCTTCCAAGTACAGCATTACTCATATCATAAGCAAATGTGAACAAGTTCTAGCACTACACTTTCGAATGCACCCTCCTTGTGGCTTGCACAATGAAGTATTATACCTCTACAACAGTTTTTTGATGGATCCAATGATAGCAtctaataaaaatgacaaaaaacatTCAACAAGGAATGACTATGGCTGTGATAAAGGAATTATACAATACTGTTTTAATAGATTAGAGAGTGAAATAAGTTctaaaagccaagatggcccttTGATTAACAAAGATCAAATAATCCcagaaaatttaaaagataGTCTTCAGGGATTGCATTTTGAAAAAGAACAATtggaaatatatgaattattagaAAGAACAGACAGAATAGATAGATTGATTGCAGTTTTACGTAGCACAATAGAATTGTTACAATTTAATCTTTATATCTTAAAGTCaag GCAATTAAGACAAAAAATGCTAATGCATAAGTTATTTTTGCCCATTGAGACGCAATATAAAGTTCCAATAATATCtaagcaaataattaaattatttgcatattttgtGCACCTTGACTACCCTGCAGAACATGTTAAAATTATGAGT atTTGGTTAAATATTGCGGTGGAAGCTCATATCAGCTATGACTTTAACAGCTGTAGTAACTATCCAAATCTTGGACTATATGGAAATGGCTTTGCAAACGAATTTTATAACACAATCTCAG atctTCCACATGAGTCAATTATCAAGATTCTGGATAAAATAAAACCTAACTATATGAAGTGCACAGTAGgtcttatatattgtaatagttGTCTTAGCTATgatgaagaaaatataataaatgttttgataaaatttttagAAACGACGAAATGGAATGATTTCCCAAAAAATGATTctgtaaaattactaaaaaaaataagtgagAAAGCTGAAATCCTAccatcaaatataattaatcatctatctaaaatttgtaaaaatgtacCCAGCAAGTCTAACAACAATATGACTTATCCCAAATTTCACTCTAATGGTGAACGTGAAATTAACcaagacattattataaatgcgttgTACATAAGTCTCGAAGCTTACCTAGAGTCATacaatgttaaaaatgttaatgtaactttagaaaaaattaataattctgaAATTGTGTCAGAGGGAACAACATCTGCGTATACCGCTAATGCAGATCTCTTTaaagtctatactaatatttatcaCTTGTTACCAAAgcttatcttaattttaaatgatttaaaaaaagacaaacaattaccaaaaatttttaaagtttttgaaaaacttaaattagatgaatatattataaatgaacttaaattagtaagtaaatag
- the LOC126768704 gene encoding 39S ribosomal protein L47, mitochondrial produces MNFVLFRSVLRNVASAAYRSNNVFSACGLPQVSRNIQTTCKQYDLMEFFDEKKNWNESNIRVGRSWKLDELRIKSNEDLHKLWYVLLKERNMLYTMEHECNENVRLFPNPERIDKVQESMDNIETVIRERNVAYYKLETGETGERPVDEVVNLLGLNEKYQKQEYYLPKFMNTRWVRSYFEHGYINSLAVKKFYRLYKEKLYNIERKARNRDFNHVQQLLKRFPDMDMEKLKAEYPNVDIEKAKRSKKARGHFMPKY; encoded by the coding sequence atgaatttcgTCTTGTTTAGGAGTGTATTGCGAAACGTTGCCTCGGCAGCATACCGATCAAATAATGTATTCAGCGCTTGTGGATTGCCACAAGTTTCGAGAAATATACAGACTACATGTAAACAGTACGATTTAATGGAATTTTTTGACgagaaaaaaaattggaatGAATCAAATATACGAGTGGGTAGATCTTGGAAGTTAGACGAACTAAGAATAAAATCCAATGAAGATTTGCATAAACTATGGTATGTGTTGTTAAAAGAACGTAACATGCTGTACACCATGGAACATGAATGTAATGAAAACGTACGGCTTTTTCCTAATCCGGAGAGAATCGATAAAGTGCAAGAATCAATGGACAACATCGAAACAGTTATACGGGAGCGAAATGtagcttattataaattagaaactGGAGAAACTGGTGAGCGTCCTGTAGATGAAGTTGTAAACCTACTGGGATTGAATGAGAAATATCAAAAGcaagaatattatttaccaaAGTTTATGAATACACGATGGGTTCGATCATATTTTGAACATGGATATATAAACAGCTTAGCAGTTAAGAAATTCTATAGATTATATAAggaaaagttatataatatagagaGGAAAGCACGAAATAGAGATTTTAATCATGTTCAACAATTACTAAAACGTTTCCCAGATATGGATATGGAAAAATTAAAAGCTGAATATCCAAATGTAGATATAGAGAAAGCAAAACGTTCAAAGAAAGCAAGAGGTCATTTTATGCCAAAatattaa